A single window of Pontibacillus chungwhensis DNA harbors:
- the bcd gene encoding Leu/Phe/Val dehydrogenase, translated as MEIFKYMKEYDYEQLLFCQDEASGLKAIIAIHDTTLGPALGGTRMWTYASEEEAIEDALRLAKGMTYKNAAAGLGLGGGKTVIIGDPKTEKNEEMFRAFGRYIQGLNGRYITAEDVGTTVYDMDTIHEETDYVTGISPAFGSSGDPSPVTAYGVYRGMQAAAMEAFGSPSLEGKVIAVQGVGNVSYKLCKHLHEEGAQLIVTDINKESVARAVEDFGAKAVEPDEIYGVDCDIYAPCALGATINDDTIPQLKAKVIAGAANNQLKEARHGDQIHEMGIVYAPDYVINAGGVINVADELYGYNQERALKKVKGLYDNVMEVFNIARRDNIPTYKAADRMAEERIEKRRKTQSKFIQNPHHILSRR; from the coding sequence ATGGAAATTTTTAAATATATGAAAGAATACGATTATGAGCAATTACTATTTTGTCAAGACGAAGCTTCAGGGTTAAAAGCGATTATTGCGATTCACGATACAACGCTTGGACCTGCCCTTGGAGGTACACGCATGTGGACATATGCGTCAGAAGAAGAAGCAATTGAAGATGCTCTTCGTTTAGCAAAAGGGATGACGTACAAAAACGCAGCAGCAGGACTTGGCCTTGGCGGCGGTAAAACGGTTATAATTGGTGATCCGAAAACCGAAAAGAATGAAGAAATGTTCCGTGCATTTGGTCGCTATATTCAAGGACTGAATGGCCGTTACATTACTGCAGAGGATGTAGGTACGACTGTATATGATATGGATACAATCCATGAAGAAACGGACTATGTTACAGGAATCTCGCCTGCCTTTGGTTCTTCTGGTGATCCATCTCCAGTAACAGCTTATGGTGTATACCGCGGTATGCAAGCTGCTGCAATGGAAGCCTTTGGTTCTCCTTCATTAGAAGGGAAAGTAATAGCTGTTCAAGGTGTCGGTAACGTTTCTTATAAACTTTGCAAACACCTTCACGAAGAAGGGGCTCAACTCATTGTTACAGATATTAATAAAGAATCTGTAGCTCGCGCAGTGGAGGACTTCGGTGCAAAAGCTGTAGAACCAGATGAGATTTACGGAGTAGATTGTGATATTTATGCTCCATGTGCACTAGGAGCTACAATTAATGATGACACGATTCCTCAATTAAAAGCTAAAGTAATTGCGGGAGCGGCGAATAATCAGCTGAAAGAAGCGCGTCACGGTGATCAGATTCACGAAATGGGCATTGTGTATGCTCCGGATTACGTCATCAATGCTGGTGGAGTTATTAACGTTGCTGACGAGCTGTATGGCTACAATCAAGAACGTGCGCTTAAGAAAGTAAAAGGGTTATATGACAATGTTATGGAAGTATTCAACATTGCCCGACGTGATAACATTCCAACCTACAAAGCAGCTGATCGCATGGCAGAAGAGCGTATTGAGAAGCGCCGCAAAACACAAAGCAAATTTATACAAAATCCTCATCATATCTTAAGCAGACGCTAA